Proteins found in one Quercus robur chromosome 2, dhQueRobu3.1, whole genome shotgun sequence genomic segment:
- the LOC126713784 gene encoding putative clathrin assembly protein At5g57200 isoform X2 gives MGTFQSFRKAYGALKDSTMVGLAKVNSDFKDLDIAIVKATNHVECPPKDRHVRKIFSATSVSRPRADVAYCIHALARRLSKTKNWIVAIKTLIVIHRTLREADPTFREELLNYSHRGHILQISNFRDDSSPLAWDCSAWVRTYALYLEERLECFRVLKYDIESERFTKSAGASKVPTRTRMLGCDELLEQLPALQQLLYRLIGCQPEGAAYSNYLIQYALALVLKESFKIYCAINDGIINLVDVFFDMSRHDAMKALNVYKRAGKQGLDLTRNYQFPSLRQPPPSFLATMEEYIKEAPQTGSVNKRLEYRETEQVIVKADEPEEPLESEKQEENAEEGKPFVDAKPKEEEVEPLPLISTEDTGDLLGLNEINPKVAELDENNALALAIASPGNNSSTNHGLSDIGGTSGWELALVTTPTNTGSHLGESKLAGGFDKLLLDSLYEDDSARRQIQLQNAGYGYEGMTMQNPFDQQQDPFIMSNNIEPPPNVQMAMMAQQQQQYQQQQMMFPQQQHNMMVVPFQYQSQYPQQQMQPMDSPNPFGDPFVGYPQSAMPQQGNHTLI, from the exons atGGGTACCTTTCAGAGCTTTAGAAAAGCCTATGGAGCTCTCAAAGACAGCACCATGGTTGGCCTCGCCAAGGTCAACAGCGATTtcaag GATTTGGACATTGCCATTGTAAAGGCCACCAATCACGTGGAGTGCCCTCCCAAGGATCGTCATGTTCGAA aaattttttcaGCCACATCAGTATCACGTCCAAGGGCCGATGTGGCATACTGTATACATGCACTTGCAAGGAGATTGTCCAAGACAAAAAATTGGATT GTTGCTATAAAGACATTGATAGTCATTCACAGAACATTGAGAGAGGCTGATCCTACCTTCAGAGAAGAGCTTCTAAATTACTCGCACAGAGGACACATCCTCCAAATATCCAATTTCAGAGATGACTCGAGCCCTCTTG CATGGGATTGTTCTGCATGGGTTCGGACATATGCACTGTATCTAGAGGAACGGCTCGAGTGTTTTAGAGTCTTAAAATATGATATTGAGTCAGAGCGTTTCACAAAGTCAGCTGGAGCATCCAAG GTACCTACTAGAACACGGATGTTGGGTTGTGATGAGCTTTTGGAACAGCTGCCTGCATTGCAGCAGCTTCTTTACCGCCTTATTGGTTGCCAG CCTGAAGGAGCAGCTTATAGCAATTATCTCATACAGTATGCCTTGGCCCTG GTATTGAAAGAGAgctttaagatttattgtgcAATCAATGATGGGATTATAAATCTTGTGGACGTG TTCTTTGATATGTCAAGACATGATGCTATGAAAGCGCTCAATGTTTACAAAAGAGCTGGCAAACAG GGTTTGGATCTTACTAGGAACTATCAGTTTCCATCTTTGAGACAG CCACCTCCATCATTCCTTGCAACAATGGaagaatatataaaagaagCACCTCAGACAGGTTCAGTGAATAAGAGACTG GAGTATCGGGAGACGGAACAAGTGATTGTGAAAGCTGATGAACCTGAAGAACCTCTGGAAAGTGAAAAACAGGAGGAAAATGCTGAGGAAGGAAAACCATTTGTAGATGCCAAACCTAAGGAAGAGGAGGTGGAACCTCTACCTTTGATATCAACTGAAGATACTGGGGACCTGCTG GGTCTGAATGAAATAAATCCAAAAGTTGCAGAACTAGATGAAAACAATGCTTTGGCTCTTGCGATAGCATCACCTG GGAATAATTCTTCAACTAATCATGGTTTGAGTGACATCGGTGGGACTTCAGGTTGGGAGCTAGCATTGGTTACCACACCAACCAACACTGGTAGCCACTTGGGGGAAAGCAAATTG GCTGGTGGGTTTGACAAGCTATTACTTGATAGCTTGTATGAAGATGACTCAGCCAGGAGACAGATACAACTGCAGAATGCTGGGTATGGATATGAGGGGATGACAATGCAAAATCCATTTGATCAACAACAGGACCCATTTATAATGTCCAACAACATAGAACCTCCACCCAATGTGCAGATGGCAATGATGGCTCAGCAACAGCAGCAATACCAACAACAGCAAATGATGTTTCCACAACAGCAACACAACATGATGGTGGTACCTTTCCAGTATCAATCTCAATACCCTCAACAACAGATGCAACCTATGGATTCACCGAATCCCTTCGGAGATCCATTTGTTGGCTATCCACAAAGTGCAATGCCACAACAAGGAAATCATACTCTAATTTAG
- the LOC126713784 gene encoding putative clathrin assembly protein At5g57200 isoform X1, with amino-acid sequence MGTFQSFRKAYGALKDSTMVGLAKVNSDFKDLDIAIVKATNHVECPPKDRHVRKIFSATSVSRPRADVAYCIHALARRLSKTKNWIVAIKTLIVIHRTLREADPTFREELLNYSHRGHILQISNFRDDSSPLAWDCSAWVRTYALYLEERLECFRVLKYDIESERFTKSAGASKVPTRTRMLGCDELLEQLPALQQLLYRLIGCQPEGAAYSNYLIQYALALVLKESFKIYCAINDGIINLVDVFFDMSRHDAMKALNVYKRAGKQIENLADFYDCCKGLDLTRNYQFPSLRQPPPSFLATMEEYIKEAPQTGSVNKRLEYRETEQVIVKADEPEEPLESEKQEENAEEGKPFVDAKPKEEEVEPLPLISTEDTGDLLGLNEINPKVAELDENNALALAIASPGNNSSTNHGLSDIGGTSGWELALVTTPTNTGSHLGESKLAGGFDKLLLDSLYEDDSARRQIQLQNAGYGYEGMTMQNPFDQQQDPFIMSNNIEPPPNVQMAMMAQQQQQYQQQQMMFPQQQHNMMVVPFQYQSQYPQQQMQPMDSPNPFGDPFVGYPQSAMPQQGNHTLI; translated from the exons atGGGTACCTTTCAGAGCTTTAGAAAAGCCTATGGAGCTCTCAAAGACAGCACCATGGTTGGCCTCGCCAAGGTCAACAGCGATTtcaag GATTTGGACATTGCCATTGTAAAGGCCACCAATCACGTGGAGTGCCCTCCCAAGGATCGTCATGTTCGAA aaattttttcaGCCACATCAGTATCACGTCCAAGGGCCGATGTGGCATACTGTATACATGCACTTGCAAGGAGATTGTCCAAGACAAAAAATTGGATT GTTGCTATAAAGACATTGATAGTCATTCACAGAACATTGAGAGAGGCTGATCCTACCTTCAGAGAAGAGCTTCTAAATTACTCGCACAGAGGACACATCCTCCAAATATCCAATTTCAGAGATGACTCGAGCCCTCTTG CATGGGATTGTTCTGCATGGGTTCGGACATATGCACTGTATCTAGAGGAACGGCTCGAGTGTTTTAGAGTCTTAAAATATGATATTGAGTCAGAGCGTTTCACAAAGTCAGCTGGAGCATCCAAG GTACCTACTAGAACACGGATGTTGGGTTGTGATGAGCTTTTGGAACAGCTGCCTGCATTGCAGCAGCTTCTTTACCGCCTTATTGGTTGCCAG CCTGAAGGAGCAGCTTATAGCAATTATCTCATACAGTATGCCTTGGCCCTG GTATTGAAAGAGAgctttaagatttattgtgcAATCAATGATGGGATTATAAATCTTGTGGACGTG TTCTTTGATATGTCAAGACATGATGCTATGAAAGCGCTCAATGTTTACAAAAGAGCTGGCAAACAG ATTGAAAATCTTGCTGATTTTTATGACTGTTGCAAGGGTTTGGATCTTACTAGGAACTATCAGTTTCCATCTTTGAGACAG CCACCTCCATCATTCCTTGCAACAATGGaagaatatataaaagaagCACCTCAGACAGGTTCAGTGAATAAGAGACTG GAGTATCGGGAGACGGAACAAGTGATTGTGAAAGCTGATGAACCTGAAGAACCTCTGGAAAGTGAAAAACAGGAGGAAAATGCTGAGGAAGGAAAACCATTTGTAGATGCCAAACCTAAGGAAGAGGAGGTGGAACCTCTACCTTTGATATCAACTGAAGATACTGGGGACCTGCTG GGTCTGAATGAAATAAATCCAAAAGTTGCAGAACTAGATGAAAACAATGCTTTGGCTCTTGCGATAGCATCACCTG GGAATAATTCTTCAACTAATCATGGTTTGAGTGACATCGGTGGGACTTCAGGTTGGGAGCTAGCATTGGTTACCACACCAACCAACACTGGTAGCCACTTGGGGGAAAGCAAATTG GCTGGTGGGTTTGACAAGCTATTACTTGATAGCTTGTATGAAGATGACTCAGCCAGGAGACAGATACAACTGCAGAATGCTGGGTATGGATATGAGGGGATGACAATGCAAAATCCATTTGATCAACAACAGGACCCATTTATAATGTCCAACAACATAGAACCTCCACCCAATGTGCAGATGGCAATGATGGCTCAGCAACAGCAGCAATACCAACAACAGCAAATGATGTTTCCACAACAGCAACACAACATGATGGTGGTACCTTTCCAGTATCAATCTCAATACCCTCAACAACAGATGCAACCTATGGATTCACCGAATCCCTTCGGAGATCCATTTGTTGGCTATCCACAAAGTGCAATGCCACAACAAGGAAATCATACTCTAATTTAG